From one Nonomuraea polychroma genomic stretch:
- a CDS encoding class I adenylate-forming enzyme family protein — MPETIPDLLRHAASQYGRREFLRFPDTSLTFEDADVQSDRLAGALIDKGVRPGDRVAIMMDNVPGWPLSWLAILKAGAIAVPVNVRYRAADLEHVLRDSGAVATLTTAEHAPHIPGTVHTLDSLSGSPPTRPVPINSKDVANFQYTSGTTGFPKACMLTHDYWLRTAQIVADQARLRDDDVMLMAQAYSYMDPQWATLLCLIGGIPLVVLPRFSASGFWPAAREHGATLTYVLGTMPLLLHKQPPHPHDRENRMRLVLCSGIRPDLHREFEERWGAPWRELYGSTESGPDLYVDIDAEETVGTGAMGRPPAGKEVVIDEETGEILVRGVPMMNGYWNHPEATAKAFRDGWYHTGDLGFRDAHGYIHHAGRIKDMVRRGGENISCAEVESVLTQHPAVLQAALVPIPDELWGELPKAFLQLHPGHAPDADTAMSVIEHARKRLARFKIPAYVEFVEGFSLTPSARIEKRHLARPDQRSAPAIAVDQEKK, encoded by the coding sequence ATGCCAGAGACGATCCCCGACCTGCTGAGGCACGCCGCTAGTCAGTACGGCCGCCGCGAGTTCCTCCGCTTCCCCGACACCTCGCTGACCTTCGAAGACGCCGACGTCCAGTCGGATCGGCTGGCCGGCGCCCTGATCGACAAGGGCGTACGACCCGGCGACCGCGTGGCGATCATGATGGACAACGTGCCCGGCTGGCCACTGAGCTGGCTGGCGATACTCAAGGCAGGCGCGATCGCCGTGCCGGTCAACGTCCGCTACCGGGCCGCCGACCTGGAGCACGTCCTGCGTGACTCGGGCGCCGTCGCCACCCTGACCACAGCCGAGCACGCCCCGCACATCCCGGGCACGGTCCACACCCTCGACTCCCTGTCCGGGTCACCTCCCACCCGGCCCGTTCCCATTAACTCCAAAGATGTCGCGAATTTTCAGTACACGTCGGGAACGACCGGCTTCCCCAAGGCCTGCATGCTCACCCACGACTACTGGCTCAGAACCGCCCAGATCGTGGCCGACCAGGCACGGCTCCGCGACGACGACGTCATGTTGATGGCCCAGGCCTACTCGTACATGGACCCCCAGTGGGCCACCCTCCTCTGCCTCATCGGCGGCATCCCGCTCGTGGTGCTCCCCCGCTTCTCCGCCTCCGGGTTCTGGCCTGCGGCCAGGGAGCACGGCGCGACGCTCACGTACGTGCTCGGCACGATGCCCCTCCTCCTGCACAAGCAGCCGCCCCACCCCCACGACCGCGAGAACCGGATGCGGCTCGTGCTCTGCTCGGGCATCCGCCCCGACCTGCACCGGGAGTTCGAGGAGCGCTGGGGAGCGCCATGGCGCGAGCTGTACGGCTCCACGGAGAGCGGCCCCGACCTGTACGTGGACATCGACGCCGAGGAGACGGTCGGCACCGGCGCGATGGGCCGCCCGCCGGCCGGCAAGGAGGTCGTGATCGACGAGGAGACCGGCGAGATCCTCGTCAGGGGCGTGCCCATGATGAACGGCTACTGGAACCACCCGGAGGCGACCGCCAAGGCGTTCAGGGACGGCTGGTACCACACCGGCGACCTCGGCTTCCGCGACGCCCACGGCTACATCCACCACGCCGGGCGGATCAAGGACATGGTCCGCAGGGGCGGCGAGAACATCTCGTGCGCCGAGGTCGAGAGCGTGCTCACCCAGCATCCCGCGGTGCTGCAGGCGGCTCTCGTGCCCATCCCCGACGAGCTGTGGGGCGAGCTGCCGAAGGCGTTCCTCCAGCTCCACCCCGGCCACGCCCCCGATGCGGACACGGCCATGAGCGTGATCGAGCACGCCAGGAAGCGCCTGGCCCGCTTCAAGATCCCCGCGTACGTGGAGTTCGTCGAGGGTTTCTCGCTGACCCCGTCGGCCCGCATCGAGAAACGCCACCTGGCGAGACCCGACCAGCGCTCCGCCCCCGCCATCGCAGTCGACCAGGAGAAGAAATGA
- a CDS encoding TetR/AcrR family transcriptional regulator produces the protein MMDLKDRDADASRRIRMAAVLLFARQGYAATSIRDLAKEVNMTNAGIYHHVSSKEALLADLMRVAQQGLIDATERMVRDVQSPADRLALLIGSLTASHAIAPMTTRVMDAELRALTPGSAALDEIIALRDAYEEHWKHAIADGVSAGVFRIADQKLTRLALMSMCTGTSEWYRPDGDSTLEQVCAEFVAIGLAAVRAPVQVVTALDLSLLPDFPWEPPDARDDPRPAEARR, from the coding sequence ATGATGGACCTCAAGGACCGGGACGCGGACGCGAGCCGGCGGATCAGGATGGCGGCGGTGCTGCTGTTCGCCCGGCAGGGCTACGCCGCCACGAGCATTCGCGACCTGGCCAAAGAGGTCAACATGACCAACGCCGGCATCTACCACCACGTGTCGAGCAAGGAAGCCCTGCTGGCCGACCTCATGCGGGTCGCGCAACAAGGACTGATCGACGCCACCGAGCGCATGGTGCGCGACGTCCAGAGCCCCGCCGACCGACTCGCCCTGCTGATCGGCTCGCTCACCGCGAGCCACGCGATCGCCCCCATGACGACCCGGGTCATGGACGCCGAGCTACGCGCCCTGACCCCCGGCTCCGCCGCCCTCGACGAGATCATCGCACTCCGCGACGCCTACGAGGAGCACTGGAAGCACGCCATCGCCGACGGCGTCTCGGCAGGCGTCTTCCGCATCGCCGACCAGAAGCTGACCCGCCTCGCCCTCATGTCCATGTGCACCGGCACCAGCGAGTGGTACCGCCCCGACGGGGACTCCACGCTGGAGCAGGTGTGCGCGGAGTTCGTGGCGATCGGCCTGGCCGCCGTACGCGCTCCCGTCCAGGTCGTCACGGCCCTCGACCTCTCCCTGCTGCCCGACTTCCCTTGGGAGCCGCCGGATGCCAGAGACGATCCCCGACCTGCTGAGGCACGCCGCTAG
- a CDS encoding MerR family transcriptional regulator: MFSIGDFARLGLVSVRMLRHYDAIGLLRPAHVDPVTGYRSYQAAQLSRLNRIVAIKDLGFTLEQVRAILDEKVSTEELHGMVRMRRAQLEAQISADLARLRSVEARLRTIETEGHMRTAEVLLKRVPPVLVAELSARAASYEGEDIGPVIKPLFQEICRRVDAAGVSVVAPGLAYYVPEEDGSVMVHTCLPVSAPPGSYDFDVVELPAIELAATIIHQGAMEAVGPTFQTLAHWIEEHGYRSIGLAREISLHCPENEDEWVTELQIEVSQHTTSNGTGSS, from the coding sequence ATGTTCAGCATTGGAGACTTCGCCAGACTGGGGCTCGTGTCGGTACGCATGCTGCGCCACTACGACGCCATCGGCCTGCTGCGCCCCGCCCACGTGGACCCGGTCACGGGCTACCGGTCCTACCAAGCCGCCCAGTTGTCCAGGCTCAACCGCATCGTCGCGATCAAGGACCTCGGCTTCACGCTGGAGCAGGTCAGGGCGATCCTCGACGAGAAGGTGAGCACGGAGGAGCTGCACGGCATGGTACGGATGCGCCGCGCCCAGCTCGAGGCCCAGATCAGCGCCGACCTGGCCAGGCTGCGCAGCGTCGAGGCGAGGCTCCGCACGATCGAGACGGAGGGACACATGCGGACGGCCGAGGTTCTTCTGAAGAGGGTGCCCCCGGTGCTGGTCGCCGAGCTCAGCGCCAGGGCGGCCAGTTACGAGGGCGAGGACATCGGGCCGGTGATCAAGCCGCTGTTCCAGGAGATCTGCCGCCGGGTGGACGCGGCCGGCGTGTCGGTCGTGGCTCCCGGGCTGGCCTATTACGTGCCGGAGGAGGACGGCTCGGTCATGGTGCACACCTGCCTGCCGGTCTCCGCGCCGCCCGGTTCCTATGATTTCGACGTCGTCGAACTGCCTGCCATCGAGCTGGCGGCCACCATCATCCATCAGGGAGCGATGGAGGCGGTGGGGCCGACGTTCCAGACGCTGGCCCACTGGATCGAGGAGCATGGCTATCGCTCTATCGGGCTGGCCAGGGAGATCTCCCTGCACTGCCCGGAGAATGAGGATGAATGGGTGACAGAGCTGCAGATCGAGGTGAGTCAGCACACGACTTCGAACGGCACCGGGTCGAGCTGA
- a CDS encoding sigma-70 family RNA polymerase sigma factor, whose protein sequence is MGDRAADRGESAHDFERHRVELTGYCYRMLGSGFEAEDAVQEAFVRAWRTYDPGRGPLRPWLFHLATNICLDMLRGPQRRARAMDLVPDAIPGADLGAPLPPDRWIHPIPDSRVLDPADLSVTRETIRLAFVAALQHLPPRQRAVLILRDVLKWSAAETATLLDTSVTSVNSALQRARAKLPPTEPVDEKVDEELLARYVTAFERYDVETLVSLLHEDATSSMPPFTWWLRGREHIRAVLLAAEADAACAGSRLVPTRANGSPAFGQYVNGESFALVVLDVADGLIMGQTTYLDPGLFPFFGLPMSFEPALRTER, encoded by the coding sequence ATGGGTGACAGAGCTGCAGATCGAGGTGAGTCAGCACACGACTTCGAACGGCACCGGGTCGAGCTGACCGGCTACTGCTACCGCATGCTGGGCTCGGGGTTCGAGGCTGAGGACGCGGTGCAGGAGGCGTTCGTGCGGGCGTGGCGCACGTACGACCCGGGCAGGGGCCCGCTGCGCCCGTGGCTGTTCCACCTGGCCACGAACATCTGCCTGGACATGCTGCGCGGCCCGCAGCGCCGCGCCCGCGCCATGGACCTGGTCCCCGATGCCATCCCCGGCGCCGACCTGGGCGCCCCGCTCCCGCCGGACCGGTGGATCCACCCTATTCCGGACAGCCGTGTCCTCGACCCGGCGGACCTGTCGGTGACGCGGGAGACGATCCGGCTGGCGTTCGTGGCGGCCCTGCAGCACCTGCCGCCCCGCCAGCGCGCCGTGCTCATCCTCCGCGACGTGCTGAAATGGTCCGCTGCCGAGACGGCCACCCTGCTCGACACGAGCGTGACGTCCGTCAACAGCGCCCTGCAACGTGCCCGCGCCAAGCTCCCGCCGACCGAGCCGGTCGACGAGAAAGTGGACGAGGAGCTGTTGGCTCGCTACGTGACGGCGTTCGAGCGCTATGACGTGGAGACGCTGGTCTCGCTGCTGCACGAGGACGCGACCTCGTCCATGCCGCCGTTCACGTGGTGGCTGCGCGGGCGTGAGCACATCCGCGCCGTCCTGCTCGCCGCCGAAGCCGACGCAGCGTGCGCGGGGTCCCGCCTCGTTCCGACCCGGGCCAACGGCTCCCCGGCCTTCGGCCAGTACGTCAACGGCGAGTCCTTCGCCCTGGTCGTTCTCGACGTCGCCGACGGCCTGATCATGGGCCAGACGACGTATCTGGATCCCGGCCTGTTCCCGTTCTTCGGCCTGCCGATGAGTTTCGAGCCCGCACTCCGTACTGAGAGGTGA
- a CDS encoding GyrI-like domain-containing protein, giving the protein MPEIIELPERPYVGVRKTITMTTFGLVADRIGEIVGWLVERGTYPAGAPFLRYDAINMAADRLVVQAGVPVATPIEGEGDIFAATLPAGRYATVAHHGHPDQLVDAIDAFRKWAAEQGLTWDMTTDDDGTEHWGCRLELYNTNPAEEPDMNKWHTDLQFRLA; this is encoded by the coding sequence ATGCCAGAGATCATCGAACTTCCCGAGCGCCCGTACGTCGGGGTGCGCAAGACCATCACCATGACCACGTTCGGCCTGGTCGCGGACCGGATCGGCGAGATCGTCGGCTGGCTCGTCGAGCGCGGCACGTACCCGGCCGGAGCGCCGTTCCTGAGGTACGACGCCATCAACATGGCCGCCGACCGGCTGGTGGTGCAGGCGGGGGTGCCGGTGGCCACGCCGATCGAGGGCGAGGGCGACATCTTCGCCGCCACCCTCCCCGCCGGCCGCTACGCCACCGTCGCCCACCACGGTCACCCGGACCAGCTCGTCGACGCCATCGACGCGTTCCGGAAATGGGCCGCGGAGCAGGGGCTGACCTGGGACATGACGACCGATGACGACGGGACGGAGCACTGGGGCTGCCGCCTGGAGCTCTACAACACCAATCCCGCTGAAGAGCCCGACATGAACAAGTGGCACACCGACCTGCAGTTCCGCCTGGCCTGA
- a CDS encoding DUF234 domain-containing protein: MITADAPLSTRSSKQRRYRITYMDLSFWLTCIEPGMPEIYRRRGDLALRRIEHSWTAWHSTALKSFVRQSLRRMDDLPERTRAIGGYWTRTNDPEIDIVGADREPIAKTITMVGSVKWLEDQPFDHHDLSELIVYRSKMPGADTSTPLYAISRSGCDVEGVVHITPQDLLDAWR, encoded by the coding sequence ATGATCACAGCGGACGCACCCCTGTCCACCCGATCCTCCAAGCAGCGCCGTTACCGCATCACGTACATGGACCTGAGTTTCTGGCTGACCTGCATAGAACCGGGCATGCCGGAGATCTACCGACGCCGGGGTGACCTGGCCCTGCGCCGCATCGAGCATTCGTGGACGGCATGGCACAGCACAGCTCTGAAGTCCTTCGTGCGTCAGTCGCTGCGCCGCATGGACGATCTGCCCGAGCGGACCCGCGCGATCGGCGGCTACTGGACCAGGACCAACGATCCCGAGATCGATATTGTGGGCGCCGACCGAGAGCCCATAGCGAAGACGATCACGATGGTGGGTTCCGTGAAATGGCTGGAGGACCAGCCGTTCGACCATCACGACCTGAGCGAACTCATCGTCTACCGCTCCAAGATGCCCGGGGCGGACACCTCCACGCCTCTCTACGCGATCTCCCGTAGCGGGTGCGACGTGGAGGGAGTCGTGCACATCACACCTCAGGACCTGCTCGACGCTTGGCGGTGA
- a CDS encoding winged helix-turn-helix transcriptional regulator, with amino-acid sequence MTTRTTAQQREQARTAYDAYLATCPARQLLDRISDKWVSLLLTALADGPQRYSSLSRTIAGVSQKMLTQTLRTLERDGLVSRSVTPSVPVRVDYTLTPLGISLLPVMQAIKDWAETHIEQVAAARDTYDNRSTSPDALAERV; translated from the coding sequence ATGACCACCCGCACCACCGCTCAGCAGCGCGAGCAGGCGCGCACCGCCTACGACGCCTACCTCGCGACCTGCCCAGCGCGTCAACTGCTCGACCGGATCAGCGACAAATGGGTGAGTCTCCTGCTCACCGCGCTCGCCGACGGCCCGCAGCGCTACAGCAGTCTGTCTCGTACCATCGCCGGTGTCAGTCAGAAGATGCTCACCCAGACCCTGCGTACCCTGGAACGCGATGGCCTGGTCTCTCGCTCCGTCACGCCCTCGGTCCCGGTACGGGTCGATTACACCCTCACCCCACTGGGCATCAGCCTGCTGCCCGTGATGCAGGCCATCAAGGACTGGGCCGAGACACATATCGAACAAGTCGCCGCCGCGCGCGACACCTACGACAACCGCTCTACCTCCCCGGATGCCCTTGCGGAGAGGGTCTGA